A section of the Oryzias latipes chromosome 10, ASM223467v1 genome encodes:
- the LOC101172503 gene encoding zinc finger and BTB domain-containing protein 3 isoform X2, translating into MEFPQHSQQLLSALRSQRQRGFLCDCTVLVGSSRFLAHRAVLASCSPFFHMFYSDSPGGNGSSTSCVTLDNDIVTSSAFGLLLDFIYEGVLQLDESPPVEDILAAASFLHMNEVVRVCKKRLQRRGPLAEADSTRSEEDSKLKKANETGREGDYGAEPMMANAANHSYSVTLAAPQLSEAEQNQVEPIKSKKRTIGGSSEVRIQTPLSPDLADTTQPGMGVSRLPSGRELVQAPMTDQSAPIGRGHTTAGTGNQGQGSVLSSPCSSTEMHSCNLPSSSSSSSRVTVNQVAGGSVASLSLSEYCLSAGLPPEESLLPQEDSTEDLSETDSRDTAGRGQQMIMLIQSPALAADVQRNPRYSALQRAPPQIQIQSAVSLQNSDSQLAPEIQTLQHLDRDTSASPARKERSYFPTHVARTNREGDAGKVKVEAIVISDEELEEERDESREREPVTDEELEFEDEIQEEELNSPQFVSSHQQDSVPATSCVNNFSIPLSPSSSSSSGPRPFSQDNVSLTASLAPLATSNQHSDTPAYFQDSMGNFVEDVPTCGVCGKTFSCTYTLRRHAIVHTRERPYQCRYCYRSYTQSGDLYRHIRKAHDHTLPAKRSKTDTEPSLQPQPPPPLS; encoded by the exons ATGGAGTTTCCCCAGCATTCCCAGCAGCTGCTGTCAGCTCTTCGCTCTCAGCGCCAGCGAGGCTTCTTATGTGATTGCACCGTCCTTGTGGGCTCCAGCCGTTTCCTGGCGCACCGAGCCGTCTTGGCGTCATGCTCACCTTTTTTCCACATGTTCTACTCAGACTCTCCGGGGGGAAATGGCAGCAGTACCAGCTGTGTCACACTCGACAACGACATTGTCACATCTTCTGCATTCGGGTTGCTTCTCGACTTTATCTATGAAGGCGTGCTGCAGCTGGATGAGTCTCCTCCAGTGGAGGACATTCTAGCTGCTGCAAGCTTCCTCCACATGAACGAAGTGGTGAGAGTGTGTAAGAAACGACTGCAGAGACGAGGGCCCCTGGCTGAAGCAGACAGCACACGCTCAGAGGAGGACAGCAAGCTGAAAAAGGCAAACGAGACAGGAAGAGAAGGGGACTACGGAGCAGAGCCAATGATGGCCAATGCAGCAAATCACTCGTATTCAGTCACCTTAGCTGCACCTCAGTTATCAGAAGCAGAGCAAAATCAAGTGGAGCCTATAAAGTCAAAGAAGAGGACAATTGGAGGTTCATCAGAGGTACGAATTCAAACTCCTCTGAGCCCTGACCTCGCTGATACCACTCAGCCTGGCATGGGCGTCTCTCGCCTGCCCTCAGGTAGAGAGCTGGTGCAGGCTCCCATGACAGACCAGTCTGCCCCCATTGGTCGAGGTCACACCACGGCAGGCACTGGGAATCAAGGACAAGGATCGGTTCTGTCCAGTCCTTGCAGCAGCACAGAGATGCATAG CTGCAAcctgccctcctcctcctcctcttcctcacggGTCACTGTGAACCAGGTTGCTGGTGGTTCTGTTGCTTCTCTCAGCCTGTCGGAGTATTGCCTCTCTGCCGGTCTGCCCCCAGAAGAATCACTGCTGCCCCAGGAGGACTCCACCGAGGATCTATCTGAGACGGACAGCAGAGACACAGCGGGCAGAGGTCAGCAGATGATCATGTTAATCCAAAGCCCAGCTCTGGCTGCAGATGTGCAGAGAAACCCAAGATACTCGGCGCTGCAGCGTGCACCTCCCCAAATCCAAATCCAGAGCGCCGTGTCACTCCAGAACTCGGATTCTCAACTTGCTCCTGAGATTCAAACACTTCAACACCTTGACAGGGACACCAGCGCATCACCCGCTAGAAAAGAAAGATCCTACTTCCCTACGCATGTGGCAAGGACAAACAGGGAAGGAGATGCTGGTAAAGTTAAAGTGGAAGCTATCGTTATTTCCGATGAAGAGCTAGAGGAGGAGAGAGATGAAAGCAGGGAGAGGGAGCCGGTGACTGATGAGGAGCTAGAGTTTGAGGACGAAatccaggaggaggagctgaacAGCCCCCAGTTTGTGTCTTCCCATCAACAGGACAGTGTTCCGGCCACCTCCTGCGTGAACAACTTCTCCATTCCGCTCTCCccatcttcttcctcctcctcgggTCCCAGACCTTTCTCCCAAGACAACGTCTCCTTGACAGCTTCTCTTGCTCCTTTGGCCACGTCTAATCAGCATTCAGACACTCCTGCTTACTTCCAGGACTCTATGGGGAACTTTGTGGAAGACGTTCCAACATGCGGCGTCTGCGGAAAGACTTTTTCGTGCACATACACCCTGAGGCGCCACGCCATTGTGCACACGCGGGAGCGTCCGTATCAGTGTCGCTACTGCTACCGGAGCTACACACAGTCAGGCGACTTGTACCGACACATTCGTAAAGCTCACGACCACACCCTGCCCGCCAAGCGCTCTAAGACAGACACTGAGCCGTCCCTGCAGCCACAGCCCCCACCTCCTCtcagctaa
- the rnaseh2c gene encoding ribonuclease H2 subunit C has product MSCHSSVTHLHVSPVGQAERVPVHLLPCEIEHNGPAQVSQYFTATMKDHKGVKAVSFRGRGLKGQEICCPAGYTGLVLKDTNKPGSDQEDRIVRVSSVFDKLTYWNLDNPPTSDDTVVMAMDWPELAEAIHEPIDE; this is encoded by the exons ATGTCCTGTCACTCCAGCGTCACTCATCTCCACGTGTCTCCTGTGGGACAGGCAGAGCGAGTCCCGGTCCATCTCCTCCCTTGTGAGATTGAACACAATGGGCCTGCCCAGGTCTCACAGTACTTTACTGCAACCATGAAAGATCACAAAGGAG TCAAGGCCGTCTCATTCAGAGGACGCGGGCTGAAAGGTCAGGAGATCTGCTGTCCAGCAGGATACACAGGCCTGGTACTTAAAGACACCAACAAGCCTGGCTCTGACCAGGAG GACAGGATAGTTAGAGTCTCCTCTGTGTTTGATAAACTGACCTACTGGAATCTGGACAATCCTCCAACCTCTGATGACACTGTGGTGATGGCCATGGATTGGCCGGAACTTGCTGAGGCG ATACACGAGCCAATAGACGAGTGA
- the LOC101172503 gene encoding zinc finger and BTB domain-containing protein 3 isoform X1, with amino-acid sequence MEFPQHSQQLLSALRSQRQRGFLCDCTVLVGSSRFLAHRAVLASCSPFFHMFYSDSPGGNGSSTSCVTLDNDIVTSSAFGLLLDFIYEGVLQLDESPPVEDILAAASFLHMNEVVRVCKKRLQRRGPLAEADSTRSEEDSKLKKANETGREGDYGAEPMMANAANHSYSVTLAAPQLSEAEQNQVEPIKSKKRTIGGSSEVRIQTPLSPDLADTTQPGMGVSRLPSGRELVQAPMTDQSAPIGRGHTTAGTGNQGQGSVLSSPCSSTEMHSYSCNLPSSSSSSSRVTVNQVAGGSVASLSLSEYCLSAGLPPEESLLPQEDSTEDLSETDSRDTAGRGQQMIMLIQSPALAADVQRNPRYSALQRAPPQIQIQSAVSLQNSDSQLAPEIQTLQHLDRDTSASPARKERSYFPTHVARTNREGDAGKVKVEAIVISDEELEEERDESREREPVTDEELEFEDEIQEEELNSPQFVSSHQQDSVPATSCVNNFSIPLSPSSSSSSGPRPFSQDNVSLTASLAPLATSNQHSDTPAYFQDSMGNFVEDVPTCGVCGKTFSCTYTLRRHAIVHTRERPYQCRYCYRSYTQSGDLYRHIRKAHDHTLPAKRSKTDTEPSLQPQPPPPLS; translated from the exons ATGGAGTTTCCCCAGCATTCCCAGCAGCTGCTGTCAGCTCTTCGCTCTCAGCGCCAGCGAGGCTTCTTATGTGATTGCACCGTCCTTGTGGGCTCCAGCCGTTTCCTGGCGCACCGAGCCGTCTTGGCGTCATGCTCACCTTTTTTCCACATGTTCTACTCAGACTCTCCGGGGGGAAATGGCAGCAGTACCAGCTGTGTCACACTCGACAACGACATTGTCACATCTTCTGCATTCGGGTTGCTTCTCGACTTTATCTATGAAGGCGTGCTGCAGCTGGATGAGTCTCCTCCAGTGGAGGACATTCTAGCTGCTGCAAGCTTCCTCCACATGAACGAAGTGGTGAGAGTGTGTAAGAAACGACTGCAGAGACGAGGGCCCCTGGCTGAAGCAGACAGCACACGCTCAGAGGAGGACAGCAAGCTGAAAAAGGCAAACGAGACAGGAAGAGAAGGGGACTACGGAGCAGAGCCAATGATGGCCAATGCAGCAAATCACTCGTATTCAGTCACCTTAGCTGCACCTCAGTTATCAGAAGCAGAGCAAAATCAAGTGGAGCCTATAAAGTCAAAGAAGAGGACAATTGGAGGTTCATCAGAGGTACGAATTCAAACTCCTCTGAGCCCTGACCTCGCTGATACCACTCAGCCTGGCATGGGCGTCTCTCGCCTGCCCTCAGGTAGAGAGCTGGTGCAGGCTCCCATGACAGACCAGTCTGCCCCCATTGGTCGAGGTCACACCACGGCAGGCACTGGGAATCAAGGACAAGGATCGGTTCTGTCCAGTCCTTGCAGCAGCACAGAGATGCATAG TTACAGCTGCAAcctgccctcctcctcctcctcttcctcacggGTCACTGTGAACCAGGTTGCTGGTGGTTCTGTTGCTTCTCTCAGCCTGTCGGAGTATTGCCTCTCTGCCGGTCTGCCCCCAGAAGAATCACTGCTGCCCCAGGAGGACTCCACCGAGGATCTATCTGAGACGGACAGCAGAGACACAGCGGGCAGAGGTCAGCAGATGATCATGTTAATCCAAAGCCCAGCTCTGGCTGCAGATGTGCAGAGAAACCCAAGATACTCGGCGCTGCAGCGTGCACCTCCCCAAATCCAAATCCAGAGCGCCGTGTCACTCCAGAACTCGGATTCTCAACTTGCTCCTGAGATTCAAACACTTCAACACCTTGACAGGGACACCAGCGCATCACCCGCTAGAAAAGAAAGATCCTACTTCCCTACGCATGTGGCAAGGACAAACAGGGAAGGAGATGCTGGTAAAGTTAAAGTGGAAGCTATCGTTATTTCCGATGAAGAGCTAGAGGAGGAGAGAGATGAAAGCAGGGAGAGGGAGCCGGTGACTGATGAGGAGCTAGAGTTTGAGGACGAAatccaggaggaggagctgaacAGCCCCCAGTTTGTGTCTTCCCATCAACAGGACAGTGTTCCGGCCACCTCCTGCGTGAACAACTTCTCCATTCCGCTCTCCccatcttcttcctcctcctcgggTCCCAGACCTTTCTCCCAAGACAACGTCTCCTTGACAGCTTCTCTTGCTCCTTTGGCCACGTCTAATCAGCATTCAGACACTCCTGCTTACTTCCAGGACTCTATGGGGAACTTTGTGGAAGACGTTCCAACATGCGGCGTCTGCGGAAAGACTTTTTCGTGCACATACACCCTGAGGCGCCACGCCATTGTGCACACGCGGGAGCGTCCGTATCAGTGTCGCTACTGCTACCGGAGCTACACACAGTCAGGCGACTTGTACCGACACATTCGTAAAGCTCACGACCACACCCTGCCCGCCAAGCGCTCTAAGACAGACACTGAGCCGTCCCTGCAGCCACAGCCCCCACCTCCTCtcagctaa
- the LOC101155940 gene encoding seipin gives MDQESHLPPGDVEEPSVIITSILLKLQDAAAMAISRVRERLAQGLTVLSVVLLLLWIAAFLYGSFYYSYMPTATFSTPVHYYYRMDCQSPSSFLCSYPMANISLMRNKKNVLTFGQVYQITLQLEMPDSPVNQQLGMFMIKTTCFSQDGGQVAASARSAKQMLKASSSRFGMLRYRSDLLKTLGTLLFLPAFLTGAAEQKQMVEVELFSEYKDDPYAPSVTAVIEILSDKVQIYSSHLYIHAHFTGIRYLLFHFPILSALVGVSTNFIFLSLIFLLSYARLLFTDGKTAKQIISDRQLPQMGETPSSQAELQKDFSTGTAENLGPVIKDSTNLSQVEPSLDSSSSTEMQNGVTPSQDKLQDSEAE, from the exons ATGGACCAAGAAAGTCATCTGCCTCCAGGTGACGTCGAGGAGCCTTCCGTCATCATCACTTCCATCCTGCTGAAGCTGCAGGATGCTGCTGCCATGGCGATCTCACGGGTTCGTGAGAGACTCGCACAGGGCCTGACTGTCCTCTCTGTTGTTCTTCTGCTACTGTGGATCGCTGCCTTTTTATATGGGAGCTTCTACTATTCTTACATGCCCACAGCAACATTTTCCACACCTGTTCACTATTACTACAG AATGGACTGTCAATCTCCCTCTTCTTTTTTGTGCTCATACCCCATGGCCAACATTTCCCTGAtgagaaacaagaaaaat GTGCTGACATTTGGTCAGGTCTACCAGATCACTTTACAACTTGAGATGCCCGACTCACCCGTCAATCAGCAGTTGGGGATGTTCATGATAAAGACGACCTGTTTTTCTCAGGATGGAGGGCAGGTTGCAGCTTCTGCTCGCTCT GCAAAACAGATGCTAAAGGCTTCCAGCTCTCGCTTT GGCATGCTGCGATACCGATCCGACCTGCTGAAGACTCTGGGAACGCTGCTGTTCCTCCCAGCCTTTCTGActggagcagcagagcagaaacaAATGGTGGAGGTTGAGCTCTTCTCAGAGTACAAAGATGACCCA taTGCTCCCTCAGTCACAGCTGTTATTGAGATCCTTTCTGACAAGGTCCAGATCTACTCGTCTCATCTGTATATCCATGCTCATTTCACAGGAATAAG ATATTTGCTGTTCCACTTCCCCATTTTGTCCGCCTTGGTAGGCGTGTCAACAAACTTCATCTTCCTCAGCTTGATCTTCTTACTAAGCTACGCCAGGCTGCTGTTCACAGATGGCAAGACAGCAAAGCAG ATCATTTCAGACAGGCAGCTTCCACAGATGGGGGAAACTCCAAGCAGCCAGGCGGAGCTACAAAAGGATTTCTCTACAG GTACTGCAGAGAACCTGGGTCCTGTGATAAAGGACAGTACAAATCTGAGCCAGGTGGAACCCAGTTtggactccagcagcagcacGGAGATGCAGAACGGTGTCACACCAAGTCAGGACAAACTACAAGACTCGGAGGCAGAGTGA